In Flavobacterium endoglycinae, one DNA window encodes the following:
- a CDS encoding hybrid sensor histidine kinase/response regulator produces MKKHKVLLLFLIFFGIFFFQSLPAQPNYIFHQLKTSEGFSSTNVKTFLRDSYGFLWIGTETGLNRYDGYEFKVYTTNSKKPNSLISNDILGLQEDDMGNIWVNFGHDNAIYNRDKDCFITDITSLLNKLHIRADANCKIYVDKKKNLWVFNKKNIFFYDVKNRHTSIFTGVNIEDPFAVSVTDDGESVYCVENSQKCWQLNSTKGHIKTIKLPTHNRKNGTDDWHIIFLDSDNGLWAYFSNNPNEVFYRDDQRKKWSSITLKSSVDSDINFVSSIIENKPGEIWIGTDHKGLFIFDKSKNSITNCVQTPNKDNSLPSNNITCLYRDNDRTIWIGHSKKGLSFFNESFKNFINFKHPECSDISAIMEDHNEDLWIATDGKGLFKKDKKTGNTSRIPFPKAAITSLLEDRKNRIWIGTYQNGLFCWQNGVISQYTTKNSKLSNNNVWNLKQDRYGNIWIGSMGGKIQQLPSDATSFDSVISVFEDQVFALDMFYDSGDELLLGTGYGLFNIDITNNKNVISYGNKKGTQKFKHFQISTVYKDKHNILWIAHNDGLNVWDPKKDTIYYFNKSNGLCDNSVSAILEDNRNNIWVTTPNGLSILTVSYDANDNLSISSKNYSVKDGLMDNYFNKHSILQLRNGDILLGNLDGYTIINPNKLLKENKPVSKIIFTGLTLGNQTIEVDSIYNGHKLLQHSTELLSKLTLRHDDRLITLKFTSTDLLNADKVKYFYKIEGFNSEWIPIQDNKIVISALPAGNYKLLVKAYDNASGWNDNIKVLALNVLPPFYLTVWAYLFYGLTIAGIIWYTVRRSKIRHHLKLEEQREKMNREKEWQINEMKLNFFTNISHDLRTPLTLIITPLQVLLNDAMDETMKKKINVIHKNAQQLLSLINSLLDFRKLDAGIVSLNLKASEFVSFAEDICSSFNVYATERHIQLSFESEIESLLMEFDKDKIQKTLTNLLSNAFKYTPDGGKIQVEISRDATQVCVKVRDTGSGISDKDKPLVFERFYQGEQSQNETGSGLGLHIANEYIHLHGGTITIEDNIPHGCVFTFKIPIRESSEKNLMLSPATIDIPNIEEEKTESLTEQVVLFVDDNKDLCEFIEDNLKDNFTVLTAHNGQEAIELLQKHNITVIVSDVMMPVMDGIELCKLVKTNIYWSHIPVILLTARTAEEYHIDGLKYGADDYITKPFNIHILKLRINKFIEWTKKSHAAFKQKIDVNPQEITITSLDEIFIEKAIKAVEQHISDTEFSVENLGDILGLSRGHLYKKLMFITGKGPAEFIRTIRLKRGRQLLDKSQLQVSQIAYEVGFNSPKRFSKYFREEFGLSPSEYLKLHKKL; encoded by the coding sequence ATGAAAAAGCATAAAGTCCTCTTATTGTTTCTTATTTTTTTTGGAATATTTTTTTTCCAAAGCCTTCCTGCGCAGCCCAATTATATTTTTCACCAGTTAAAAACCAGCGAAGGGTTTTCGAGCACCAATGTCAAGACATTTCTAAGGGACAGTTACGGTTTTTTATGGATTGGCACTGAAACTGGACTTAATCGATATGATGGTTACGAATTCAAGGTTTACACGACCAACTCTAAAAAGCCCAATAGCTTAATTTCCAACGATATTTTAGGTCTTCAAGAAGACGACATGGGCAATATATGGGTCAATTTTGGACATGATAATGCGATATATAACAGAGATAAGGACTGCTTTATTACGGACATCACTTCTCTTTTAAATAAGTTGCACATTCGCGCAGATGCCAACTGTAAAATTTATGTAGACAAGAAAAAGAATTTATGGGTTTTTAATAAAAAAAACATATTTTTCTATGATGTAAAAAATAGGCATACTTCCATCTTTACAGGCGTAAACATTGAAGACCCTTTTGCTGTAAGCGTAACAGATGATGGCGAGTCTGTATATTGCGTTGAAAATTCTCAAAAGTGCTGGCAGCTAAATAGCACTAAAGGTCATATTAAAACCATTAAACTCCCAACTCACAACAGAAAAAACGGAACTGACGATTGGCATATCATTTTTCTGGACAGCGACAACGGATTATGGGCCTATTTCAGCAATAATCCTAATGAAGTTTTCTATCGCGATGATCAGAGGAAAAAATGGAGCTCTATAACCTTAAAATCTAGTGTAGACAGCGACATTAATTTCGTTAGCAGCATTATCGAAAATAAGCCAGGCGAAATATGGATTGGAACAGATCATAAAGGGCTTTTTATTTTTGACAAATCAAAAAACAGCATAACAAACTGTGTTCAAACCCCAAACAAAGACAATTCTCTGCCATCCAACAATATCACTTGCCTATATCGCGACAACGATAGGACTATCTGGATTGGACACAGCAAAAAAGGGCTTTCTTTTTTTAATGAAAGCTTTAAAAACTTTATCAATTTCAAACATCCTGAATGCTCTGATATTAGCGCTATAATGGAGGATCACAATGAAGATCTCTGGATTGCAACAGATGGAAAGGGACTTTTTAAAAAAGATAAAAAAACAGGAAATACTTCTCGAATTCCATTTCCCAAAGCTGCAATTACCTCTTTATTGGAAGATCGCAAAAACCGCATTTGGATCGGCACTTATCAAAACGGACTGTTTTGCTGGCAAAATGGCGTTATAAGCCAATATACCACGAAAAACAGCAAATTAAGCAACAACAATGTCTGGAACTTAAAACAGGACCGCTATGGCAATATCTGGATAGGGTCTATGGGAGGAAAAATACAGCAGCTTCCGTCCGATGCCACTAGTTTTGATTCTGTGATTTCTGTATTTGAAGATCAAGTTTTTGCACTCGACATGTTTTACGATTCAGGCGATGAGCTTTTGCTGGGCACGGGTTACGGACTTTTCAATATTGATATCACCAACAATAAAAATGTCATCTCGTATGGCAATAAAAAAGGAACGCAAAAATTCAAACACTTTCAGATTTCTACGGTCTACAAAGACAAACACAATATTTTGTGGATTGCCCACAATGATGGCCTTAATGTTTGGGATCCCAAAAAAGATACCATTTATTACTTCAACAAGTCAAATGGCCTTTGCGACAATTCTGTCAGCGCGATACTGGAAGACAATCGCAATAACATCTGGGTTACAACACCCAATGGGCTTTCTATTTTAACTGTCAGTTATGATGCAAATGATAACTTATCCATAAGCAGTAAAAACTATTCGGTTAAGGATGGACTGATGGATAATTATTTCAACAAACACTCTATACTGCAATTAAGAAACGGTGATATTTTGCTTGGCAATCTGGACGGATATACCATAATCAATCCTAACAAACTGCTAAAAGAAAACAAGCCGGTTTCAAAAATTATTTTTACAGGACTAACTCTTGGAAATCAGACTATAGAAGTAGATTCTATCTATAATGGGCATAAATTGTTGCAGCATTCGACAGAACTGCTTTCCAAGCTTACTTTAAGGCACGATGACAGGCTTATTACCCTTAAGTTTACGAGTACAGATTTATTAAATGCCGATAAGGTCAAGTATTTTTACAAGATCGAAGGTTTTAATTCGGAATGGATTCCTATTCAGGACAATAAAATTGTAATTTCTGCTTTGCCAGCTGGCAATTACAAGCTTTTGGTAAAAGCGTATGATAATGCTTCTGGATGGAACGATAATATCAAAGTATTGGCGTTGAATGTATTGCCTCCTTTTTATCTAACCGTATGGGCGTATCTTTTTTATGGACTCACGATCGCGGGTATTATATGGTATACCGTACGCAGATCAAAAATTCGCCATCATTTAAAATTAGAAGAACAGCGCGAGAAAATGAATCGCGAGAAAGAATGGCAGATTAACGAAATGAAGCTGAACTTTTTCACCAACATAAGCCATGATCTAAGAACTCCTCTCACCCTTATCATAACACCTCTGCAAGTGCTGTTAAACGATGCTATGGATGAGACCATGAAAAAGAAAATAAATGTTATCCATAAAAATGCACAGCAGCTTCTATCTTTAATCAATTCGCTGCTAGATTTTCGCAAATTAGATGCAGGAATCGTTAGCTTAAACTTAAAGGCATCAGAGTTTGTAAGTTTCGCCGAGGACATTTGCAGTTCGTTTAATGTTTATGCTACGGAACGCCATATCCAATTGTCTTTTGAAAGCGAAATAGAGAGTCTGCTTATGGAATTTGATAAAGATAAGATTCAAAAAACACTTACCAATCTGCTTTCAAATGCTTTTAAATATACTCCTGATGGAGGAAAAATTCAGGTAGAAATTAGCCGCGATGCTACTCAAGTCTGCGTCAAAGTTCGCGACACCGGTTCGGGAATCAGCGATAAAGATAAACCGCTTGTATTTGAGAGATTTTATCAAGGAGAACAAAGCCAGAATGAAACAGGCAGCGGTCTTGGATTGCATATTGCAAATGAATACATACATCTTCATGGAGGCACCATAACCATTGAAGATAATATTCCGCATGGGTGTGTATTTACCTTTAAGATCCCAATTAGAGAAAGCTCTGAAAAGAATTTGATGCTTAGTCCTGCTACTATTGATATCCCAAACATTGAAGAGGAAAAAACAGAAAGTCTTACTGAACAAGTGGTTCTTTTTGTAGATGACAATAAAGACCTGTGCGAATTTATAGAAGACAATCTAAAAGACAACTTTACAGTGCTTACAGCTCATAATGGCCAAGAGGCTATCGAACTGTTGCAAAAACACAATATTACGGTTATTGTAAGTGATGTAATGATGCCTGTAATGGATGGAATTGAGCTTTGTAAATTGGTCAAAACCAATATTTACTGGTCTCATATTCCTGTAATTCTGCTCACAGCGCGCACTGCTGAAGAATATCATATTGACGGATTAAAATACGGAGCAGATGATTATATCACCAAACCTTTTAACATCCATATTCTCAAACTTCGAATTAATAAATTTATCGAATGGACGAAAAAAAGCCATGCTGCGTTTAAACAAAAAATAGACGTTAATCCGCAGGAGATTACCATTACCTCCTTAGATGAAATTTTTATCGAAAAAGCAATAAAAGCCGTAGAGCAGCATATCAGCGATACTGAATTTTCTGTAGAAAATCTAGGCGATATTTTAGGCTTAAGCCGAGGACATCTGTACAAAAAACTGATGTTCATAACGGGTAAAGGACCTGCAGAATTCATTCGAACCATACGTTTGAAAAGAGGACGCCAGCTTCTGGATAAAAGTCAGCTGCAGGTTTCGCAAATAGCCTACGAAGTTGGATTTAATTCGCCCAAAAGATTTTCAAAATATTTCCGTGAAGAGTTTGGTTTATCTCCTTCCGAGTATTTAAAACTTCACAAAAAACTATAA
- a CDS encoding glycoside hydrolase family 43 protein gives MKRIIILLISIVGCCHFLNAQGYKNPVISGFHPDPSVCRVGDDYYLVTSSFEYFPGVPVFHSKDLINWTKIGHCLTRASQLKLDKCAPSAGIYAPTIRYHEGRFYMVTTNVSGGGNFYVHTDNPAGEWSEPVFVDQGGIDPSLYFEDGKSYFVSNQNGITICEIDIKTGKKLTKGQTVWNGTGGRYPEAPHIYKKDGLYYLLISEGGTEYGHKITIARSRNIYGPYESNPANPILTHINEIAQSNPIQGTGHGDFIQAHDGSWWIVFLGFRPQSLLHHVLGRETFLAPVRWDANAWPVINGNGTVNIDMNVPTLPVQAVKPHDYSTNFDEIKLGTDWNYLRNPFLQQYSLSEKKGSLRLKATSVSLDDNDSPTFVGRRQEHIDFSASTVMSLNNAKDGDEAGMTIYYSSQAHYDLFLKKTEKGKNKLVLRYKMGILNHTASEVEIPADKIYLKVEGNKDFYSFYYSLDGKEFKFLDKINIWYLSSETNGGFTGVYVGLYATSQNKNTKAFADFDSFTYQPGKAE, from the coding sequence ATGAAAAGAATAATTATCCTTTTAATCAGTATAGTTGGGTGCTGCCATTTCTTGAATGCGCAAGGATACAAAAATCCGGTTATTTCAGGATTTCATCCCGATCCGAGTGTTTGCAGGGTTGGAGATGACTATTATTTGGTGACTTCTAGCTTTGAGTACTTTCCGGGAGTTCCCGTTTTTCACAGTAAAGATTTAATCAATTGGACTAAAATTGGGCATTGTCTTACGCGTGCTTCTCAGCTCAAATTAGACAAATGTGCTCCTTCGGCTGGAATTTATGCTCCAACAATCCGTTATCATGAAGGGCGTTTTTATATGGTTACGACCAATGTATCGGGCGGAGGAAATTTTTATGTGCATACCGATAATCCTGCAGGAGAATGGTCAGAACCCGTTTTTGTCGATCAAGGCGGTATAGATCCTTCTTTATATTTTGAGGATGGCAAATCATATTTTGTATCGAATCAGAATGGCATTACGATCTGCGAAATTGATATTAAAACAGGAAAAAAACTCACCAAAGGACAAACGGTGTGGAATGGAACAGGAGGACGCTATCCTGAAGCGCCGCACATTTATAAAAAAGACGGTTTGTATTATCTGCTTATTTCAGAAGGAGGAACAGAATATGGCCATAAAATAACCATAGCGCGAAGCAGGAACATTTACGGACCTTACGAATCCAATCCTGCCAATCCGATTTTGACGCATATTAACGAAATTGCTCAGAGCAATCCGATTCAAGGCACAGGACATGGCGATTTTATTCAGGCACATGATGGTTCTTGGTGGATTGTCTTTCTAGGCTTCCGTCCGCAGAGTTTGTTGCACCATGTGTTAGGTCGAGAAACATTTTTAGCTCCTGTAAGATGGGATGCAAATGCTTGGCCCGTAATAAATGGCAATGGCACGGTTAATATAGATATGAATGTGCCTACTTTACCGGTACAAGCAGTAAAACCTCATGATTATTCTACTAATTTTGATGAAATAAAGCTCGGAACCGATTGGAATTATCTCAGAAATCCTTTCCTACAGCAATATTCACTTAGCGAAAAGAAAGGTTCATTGCGATTAAAAGCCACTTCAGTATCTTTAGACGACAACGATTCGCCAACCTTTGTAGGACGCAGACAGGAACATATTGATTTTTCAGCTTCCACCGTGATGTCATTAAATAATGCAAAAGATGGAGATGAAGCGGGTATGACTATCTACTACTCCAGTCAGGCGCATTACGACCTTTTTTTGAAAAAAACAGAAAAAGGCAAAAACAAATTAGTGTTGCGTTATAAAATGGGCATACTGAACCATACCGCATCTGAAGTGGAAATTCCTGCAGATAAGATTTATTTGAAAGTGGAAGGCAATAAGGATTTTTATAGCTTCTACTATTCTTTGGATGGAAAAGAATTTAAGTTTTTAGATAAAATCAATATTTGGTACCTAAGTTCTGAGACCAATGGAGGTTTTACAGGCGTGTATGTTGGACTATATGCTACATCGCAAAACAAAAATACCAAAGCATTTGCTGATTTTGATAGTTTTACCTATCAGCCTGGTAAAGCAGAATAA
- a CDS encoding glycoside hydrolase family 3 C-terminal domain-containing protein yields MKKRYITVLLLLYFFLSPFFGWAQSALYLDESQSIEVRVKDALSRMTVEEKVALCHAQSKFSSKGVPRLGIPDVWSSDGSHGVSDEKLWDEWNSAQWTNDSCTAFPALTCLAATFNPKIAKLYGTSIGEEARYRNKTMLLGPGVNIYRTPLNGRNFEYMGEDPFLASRLVVPYVQGVQSNGVAACVKHFALNNQEIARGEINVNVSDRALHEIYLPAFKAAVQEGNVWSIMGAYNKIWGVHCCHNDILLNQILKTDWKFDGVVVSDWGGVHNTDEAVNGGLDIEMGTYTNGLTTQGHFPFSSYYLADPFLKVIKSGKYEMSKLDDKASRILRMIFRTTMSANRPYGRFVSPEHSDAARKIAQEGIVLLKNEKQFLPIPEGRYKKIAIIGENAVKSLIVGGGSTSLKAAYEISPLQGLKNKYGENNIVYSMGYASGRPLYGAEEPSKLNVDSLQNAAIETARHADIVLFVGGLNKNYFQDCESGDRKSLSLPFGQDKLIEEIQKVNNNVAVVLLSGNAILMPWLNKAKAVVQGWYLGSEAGNALADIISGEANPSGKLPISFPKKLEDVGAHAFDQLCYPGDGKNVYYKEDILVGYRWYDTKKIPVLFPFGYGLSYTTFQYGKPAVSSKTITAADSLEVTVSVKNTGKVAGKEVVQLYINDETSSLPRPTKELKGFEKISLEPGEGKIVRFTLTKEDLSYYDDTKKEWIAEPGKFRIMIGASAADIRGVADFNLK; encoded by the coding sequence ATGAAAAAAAGATATATCACTGTTTTACTATTACTATATTTTTTCCTCTCGCCATTTTTTGGATGGGCGCAATCTGCTCTTTATTTAGATGAAAGCCAGTCAATAGAAGTTCGTGTAAAGGATGCCTTATCGCGAATGACAGTAGAAGAAAAAGTGGCACTTTGCCATGCACAGTCAAAGTTCAGTTCTAAAGGAGTTCCGCGTTTAGGCATACCAGATGTATGGTCATCAGACGGATCGCACGGAGTGAGCGATGAAAAATTGTGGGATGAATGGAACTCGGCACAATGGACAAATGACTCCTGCACTGCTTTTCCTGCTTTAACGTGTCTTGCGGCAACATTCAACCCAAAGATAGCAAAGCTTTACGGCACATCTATTGGCGAAGAAGCCCGATACCGAAACAAAACCATGCTGTTAGGGCCTGGCGTTAATATTTACCGTACGCCACTTAATGGGCGAAATTTCGAATACATGGGCGAAGATCCTTTTTTGGCTTCGCGATTGGTAGTTCCGTATGTGCAAGGCGTGCAGTCTAATGGTGTCGCGGCGTGCGTAAAACATTTCGCCCTGAACAATCAGGAAATTGCCCGTGGTGAAATTAATGTCAACGTAAGCGATCGCGCCTTGCACGAGATTTATCTTCCGGCTTTCAAAGCTGCAGTTCAGGAAGGAAACGTATGGTCTATCATGGGAGCTTATAACAAAATATGGGGCGTGCACTGCTGCCATAACGATATTTTACTCAACCAAATCTTAAAAACTGACTGGAAATTTGATGGTGTGGTAGTTAGTGATTGGGGAGGTGTGCACAATACTGATGAAGCGGTCAATGGCGGACTTGATATTGAAATGGGCACTTATACAAACGGATTGACTACGCAAGGGCATTTTCCTTTTTCGAGTTATTATTTAGCCGATCCTTTTCTGAAAGTAATTAAATCGGGTAAATACGAAATGTCGAAACTTGACGATAAAGCAAGCCGAATTCTACGAATGATTTTCCGCACTACGATGAGTGCGAATCGTCCTTATGGCCGTTTTGTTTCGCCAGAACATAGCGATGCAGCTCGAAAAATAGCACAAGAAGGAATCGTATTGCTTAAAAATGAGAAACAATTTTTACCTATTCCAGAAGGCAGATATAAAAAAATTGCGATTATAGGTGAAAATGCCGTGAAAAGTCTGATTGTTGGTGGCGGTTCTACGTCATTGAAAGCAGCTTACGAAATTTCTCCTTTACAGGGATTAAAGAATAAATACGGCGAAAATAATATTGTTTACAGTATGGGATATGCTTCGGGAAGACCGCTTTATGGCGCCGAAGAACCCTCTAAATTAAACGTTGATTCTTTGCAAAACGCAGCAATTGAAACTGCCCGCCATGCAGATATAGTGCTCTTTGTTGGAGGGTTGAATAAAAATTATTTTCAAGATTGTGAAAGCGGAGACCGTAAATCGTTGAGTCTGCCGTTTGGTCAAGACAAGCTGATTGAAGAAATACAGAAAGTAAACAATAATGTTGCGGTTGTTCTATTAAGCGGAAATGCGATTTTAATGCCTTGGCTTAACAAAGCAAAAGCCGTTGTACAAGGATGGTATTTGGGCTCGGAAGCAGGAAATGCTTTGGCTGATATTATTTCTGGCGAAGCAAACCCGTCAGGAAAACTTCCGATTTCATTTCCTAAAAAATTGGAAGATGTTGGAGCACATGCTTTTGATCAACTTTGTTATCCAGGTGATGGAAAAAATGTCTATTATAAAGAAGACATCTTAGTAGGATACCGTTGGTATGATACTAAAAAAATTCCTGTGCTTTTTCCTTTCGGATATGGATTGAGCTACACTACATTCCAGTACGGAAAGCCAGCTGTTTCTTCAAAAACGATTACAGCTGCTGACTCTTTAGAGGTAACAGTTTCCGTAAAAAACACAGGAAAAGTGGCAGGAAAAGAAGTTGTACAGCTTTATATTAATGACGAAACGTCAAGCCTGCCTCGTCCAACTAAAGAATTAAAAGGATTTGAAAAAATTTCGCTTGAGCCGGGAGAAGGAAAAATAGTGCGTTTTACTTTAACAAAAGAAGATCTTTCTTATTACGATGACACTAAAAAAGAATGGATTGCAGAACCAGGCAAATTCAGAATAATGATTGGAGCTTCGGCTGCTGATATTAGAGGAGTGGCAGATTTTAATTTAAAATAA
- a CDS encoding alpha/beta hydrolase produces the protein MKNKTRLITMLALVCWSIVHSQTENTTDKKLNLQPIVFNTDDKPAFPDPPQGFRDKHAELASGKLTVVQYNSKTLGTRREMTVYTPAGYASDKKYPVLYLLHGLNSDKGQWTDWIRAQDVIDNLIRDGKIKPMLVVFPNCNSSITVENPTPDQEKEKEIGYKSYGVSFEKDLLKDIIPYIEANYAVYRNREQRALAGLSMGGGQSLNIGLSHIDTFAFVGGFSSAPNTNEVGGLSTLKLVPDVKAARKDLKVLWVSCGNKDWLFNVSQRIHSCLKTNQVPHVWHVDSNAHDDVEWANNLYLFSQHIFK, from the coding sequence ATGAAAAATAAAACGAGATTAATTACGATGTTAGCTTTGGTCTGTTGGTCTATAGTACACTCCCAAACAGAGAATACTACGGATAAAAAATTAAACCTACAGCCCATAGTATTTAATACCGACGACAAACCAGCATTTCCAGATCCGCCACAAGGATTTAGGGACAAGCATGCAGAATTGGCTTCGGGAAAACTGACAGTGGTTCAGTACAATTCTAAAACATTGGGCACACGTCGCGAAATGACAGTCTACACCCCTGCAGGTTATGCATCTGATAAAAAATACCCAGTGCTTTATCTGCTCCATGGACTTAATTCAGATAAAGGACAATGGACTGACTGGATTCGTGCGCAGGATGTTATAGATAATTTAATCCGTGACGGAAAAATCAAACCAATGCTGGTGGTTTTTCCCAACTGCAACTCAAGCATCACTGTTGAAAATCCAACTCCAGACCAAGAGAAAGAGAAAGAAATTGGATATAAAAGTTATGGAGTATCTTTTGAGAAAGATCTTCTGAAGGATATCATTCCGTATATTGAAGCAAATTATGCAGTATACCGCAATCGAGAGCAGCGAGCTTTAGCAGGTTTATCTATGGGAGGAGGGCAATCTCTGAATATTGGCCTTTCTCATATTGATACTTTTGCTTTTGTTGGAGGCTTTTCTTCAGCACCTAATACAAATGAAGTGGGAGGACTTTCTACTCTTAAACTTGTGCCTGACGTAAAAGCAGCAAGAAAAGATCTTAAAGTATTGTGGGTTTCTTGTGGCAATAAAGACTGGCTTTTTAATGTGAGCCAGCGCATTCATAGTTGCTTAAAGACCAATCAAGTGCCTCATGTGTGGCATGTAGATAGCAATGCGCACGATGATGTAGAATGGGCCAACAACCTGTATCTTTTCTCGCAGCATATTTTCAAATAA